The genome window CTCCGCTGGTCGAAGTGAAGTCGCGCCGTGTAGGCGGTGCTACTTACCAGGTTCCGGTCGAAGTTCGTCCGTCCCGTCGTAACGCCCTGGCAATGCGCTGGCTGGTAGACTTCGCCCGCAAGCGCGGCGAGAAGTCCATGGCTCTGCGTTTGGCTGGTGAACTGTTGGACGCTGCTGAAGGTAAAGGTGCTGCAGTTAAGAAGCGTGAAGACGTGCACCGTATGGCTGAAGCCAACAAGGCTTTCTCGCACTACCGCTTCTAATTTTAGCGTCACTCAATTTGCGAGGGCTTTATGGCTCGTACTACACCGATTAACCGCTACCGT of Pseudomonas fluorescens contains these proteins:
- the rpsG gene encoding 30S ribosomal protein S7, which encodes MPRRRVAAKREILDDPKYGSQILAKFMNHVMESGKKAVAERIVYGALDKVKERKNSDPLEIFEKALDAIAPLVEVKSRRVGGATYQVPVEVRPSRRNALAMRWLVDFARKRGEKSMALRLAGELLDAAEGKGAAVKKREDVHRMAEANKAFSHYRF